One region of Paenibacillus polymyxa M1 genomic DNA includes:
- a CDS encoding LysR family transcriptional regulator: protein MDLKELTTFRTIIEEGTFSKAAAKLNYAQSTVTNQIQRLEKELGFQLFKRGWDAELTASGKIYAEEVDELIQHWNFVMDQARSLKKEEIGTLHIGVIETVATTVLPLILRQFRKHKPNITCHFTVGNTDTLSKALVDGTLDFAISGEPHSVPSLHFEPLYHEQIAFIVSRSHPFAAKNGLQLEDLYEYPLIVGGKNCLYHLRLEKELSGFPSMPFFYSVSQISSIPSFVNTIPSVGVVLSSMPLQKDLVTIPLQLTDPNIPIGLLQNNQQPQYLTSARRLFMQLVKEQWEMTPIETENIEIL, encoded by the coding sequence ATGGATCTGAAAGAGTTAACTACGTTTCGTACTATTATTGAAGAAGGAACCTTCTCCAAGGCTGCCGCCAAATTAAACTACGCGCAGTCTACAGTCACGAACCAAATTCAGAGGCTAGAGAAAGAGCTGGGATTTCAGCTTTTTAAAAGAGGCTGGGATGCAGAATTAACCGCCTCAGGAAAAATATATGCCGAAGAGGTTGACGAACTTATTCAGCATTGGAATTTTGTAATGGATCAGGCGAGGTCGCTGAAAAAAGAAGAGATTGGCACGCTCCATATCGGTGTAATTGAAACTGTGGCTACTACCGTACTGCCTTTGATTCTACGACAATTTCGGAAGCATAAACCGAATATTACGTGCCATTTTACAGTGGGAAACACGGATACGCTCTCAAAAGCTTTGGTGGACGGCACACTGGATTTTGCAATTTCCGGGGAACCTCACTCGGTACCATCCTTACATTTTGAACCTTTATATCACGAACAAATTGCTTTTATCGTGTCCCGCAGTCATCCCTTCGCGGCAAAAAATGGGCTTCAGCTCGAAGATCTGTATGAGTACCCGCTTATCGTCGGAGGGAAGAACTGCTTGTACCATTTACGACTGGAGAAAGAGCTTTCCGGCTTCCCGTCGATGCCGTTTTTTTATTCCGTCAGTCAAATTTCCTCTATACCCTCATTTGTAAATACGATTCCATCGGTTGGAGTGGTTCTGTCGTCAATGCCTTTGCAGAAGGACCTAGTCACCATCCCTCTCCAGTTAACAGACCCGAATATTCCCATCGGACTATTACAAAACAATCAGCAACCCCAATACCTGACTTCGGCCCGAAGGTTGTTTATGCAGCTGGTTAAAGAGCAGTGGGAAATGACTCCCATTGAAACTGAAAATATTGAAATCCTATAA